One stretch of Paroedura picta isolate Pp20150507F chromosome 13, Ppicta_v3.0, whole genome shotgun sequence DNA includes these proteins:
- the LOC143822619 gene encoding uncharacterized protein LOC143822619 isoform X3: MKMETAIPEAEGQRAQAVESAQDALSGVEDSSGLAVIAAPRKIDSREMLLSHPRLFEVVETVAAPPVQCPFSFEEVSVSFSEAEWALLDPGQRALHREVMLENWGNVAFLAQCLTLLPKEDRRETMMETDYDLATEAEDCQRKEDSDKLHQQTPGRVENEEKRNQGRPKRKGVDCMLEEQDGRKSDVCFSKHSIMKPSKSTKCGQYFRNKSQHLLHRIHRGEKPFQCLDCGKTFSLFTSLEKHQRNHTGEKPFECSDRGKRFRHSSRLQKLQTIHRGEKPLECSDCGKTFSQSSNLQQHQRTHTGEKPFECLDCGKTFSRSGSLQEHQRTHTGEKPFECLDCGKTFSRSGNLQEHQRTHTGEKPFECSECGKKFSQSSHLHQHRRLHTGEKPFECSDCGKRFRHSGTLQQHQRTHTGEKPFKCSECGKRFRQSQQLQQHQSTHTGERPFECSDCGKRFIQSGHLQEHQRTHTGEKPFKCSDCGKRFSRNHDLHNHQRIHTGEKPFECSDCGKRFRFTNNLEQHQRIHRGQKPFECSDCGKRFRHSGGLDKHQRIHTGEKPFECLDCGKRFRKNSNLQKHQRTHTGEKPFECSECGKKFSQSSYLRQHWRTHSGEKPFECSDCGKRFRVRSTLQSHQRTHTGERPFECLDCGKRFRKNSNLQKHQRTHTGEKPFECSECGKKFSQSSHLRQHRRTHTGEKPFECSDCGKTFNRGNSLQQHRRTHTGEKPFECSACGKKFSHSKSLQQHQRTHTGEKPFECLDCGKRFRNNSNLQTHQRTHTGEKPFECSECGKRFGQSSDVLIHQRIHTGERPFECSDCGKRFRQGSHLQRHQRTHTGEKPFECSECGKRFGQSSDLLIHQRIHTGPRQKTG, encoded by the exons ATGAAGATGGAAACTGCGATCCCTGAGGCAGAAGGGCAGAGAGCGCAGGCTGTGGAGAGTGCCCAAGATGCCCTCTCCGGTGTGGAGGATTCGTCAGGCCTGGCTGTGATCGCGGCACCCCGTAAAATTG ACAGCAGAGAGATGCTGTTGAGCCATCCTCGTCTTTTCGAAGTTGTGGAAACGGTTGCTGCACCTCCAGTGCAG TGTCCCTTTTCCTTTGAAGAggtgtctgtctctttctccgaagcagaatgggccctgctggatccaggacaaagagctctgcacagggaggtcatgctggagaactgggggaatgtggcctttctgg CTCAGTGTCTGACTCTCCTCCCAAAAGAAGACAGAAGAGAGACTATGATGGAGACAGATTATGATCTTGCAACTGAAG CAGAGGATTGTCAGAGGAAAGAGGACAGTGACAAACTTCATCAACAAACACCAGGTAGAGTTGAAAATGAAGAAAAGAGGAATCAAGGCAGACCTAAGAGAAAGGGAGTTGACTGTATGCTTGAGGAGCAAGATGGAAGAAAGAGTGATGTATGCTTCTCAAAGCACAGCATCATGAAGCCAAGTAAATCCACTAAGTGTGGACAGTACTTCAGAAATAAATCACAGCACCTGTTGCACAGAATAcacagaggggagaaaccttttcaatgcttagactgtggaaagacattcagtcTGTTTACCAGTCTTGAAAAGCATCAGAGaaaccacacaggggagaaaccttttgaatgctcagatcgtggaaagagattcaggcaCAGTAGCCGTCTTCAAAAGCTTCAGACAATACACAGAGGGGAGAAGCCTTtggaatgctcagactgtggaaagacattcagtcagagtagcaatcttcaacagcatcagagaactcacacaggggagaaaccttttgaatgcttagactgtggaaagacattcagtcggagtggcagtcttcaagagcatcagagaactcacacaggagagaaaccttttgaatgcttagactgtggaaagacattcagtcGGAGTGGCAATCTTCaagagcatcagagaacccacacaggggagaaaccttttgaatgctcagagtgtggaaagaaattcagtcaaagTAGCCATCTTCATCAGCATCGGAGacttcacacaggggagaaaccttttgaatgctcagattgtggaaagagattcaggcacagtggcactcttcaacagcatcagagaactcacacaggggagaaaccttttaaatgctcagaatgtggaaagagattccgtcagagtCAACagcttcaacagcatcagagcactcacacaggggagagaccttttgaatgctcagactgtggaaagagattcattcagagtggccatcttcaagagcaccagagaactcacacaggagagaaaccttttaaatgctcagactgtggaaagagattcagtcggaatCACGATCTCCATaaccatcagagaattcacacgggggagaaaccttttgaatgctcagattgtggaaagagattcaggttTACCAACAATCTTGAGCAGCATCAGAGAATACATAGAGggcagaaaccttttgaatgctcagactgtggaaagagattcaggcaTAGTGGTGGTCTTGATaagcatcagagaattcacacaggagagaaaccttttgaatgcttagactgtggaaagagattcagaaaGAATAGCAATCTTCAAAAGcaccagagaacccacacaggggagaaaccttttgaatgctcagagtgtggaaagaaattcagtcaaagTAGCTATCTTCGTCAGCATTGGAGAACTcactcaggggagaaaccttttgaatgctcagactgtggaaagcgATTCAGGGTGAGGTCGACTCTTCAGTCtcaccaaagaacccacacaggggagagaccttttgaatgcttagactgtggaaagagattcagaaaGAATAGCAATCTTCAAAAGcaccagagaacccacacaggggagaaaccttttgaatgctcagagtgtggaaagaaattcagtcaaagTAGCCATCTTCGTCAGCATcggagaactcacacaggggagaaaccttttgaatgctcagactgtggaaagacaTTCAATCGTGGTAACAGTCTTCAACAGCATCGGaggactcacacaggggagaaaccttttgaatgctcagcctgtggaaagaaattcagtcacagTAAaagtcttcaacagcatcagagaactcacacaggagagaaaccttttgaatgcttagactgtggaaagagattcagaaaCAATAGCAATCTTCAAacgcatcagagaacccacacaggggagaaaccttttgaatgctcagaatgtggaaagagattcggtCAGAGTAGCGATGTCCTAatacatcaaagaatccacacaggggagagaccttttgaatgctcagactgtggaaagagattcaggcaGGGTAGccatcttcaacggcatcagagaactcacacaggggagaaaccttttgaatgctcagaatgtggaaagagattcggtCAGAGTAGTGATCTCCTAatacatcaaagaatccacacaggacctcgacagaagactggctga